The proteins below come from a single Raphanus sativus cultivar WK10039 unplaced genomic scaffold, ASM80110v3 Scaffold0098, whole genome shotgun sequence genomic window:
- the LOC130501101 gene encoding protein NEN2-like has protein sequence MGGGTTAEDRSEIALFKVKKKFPFQGENSILEFTSILVCPKKLVELRNYPPRLVQCNMFAKIADDVYDILEGRIWAGHNVLNFDCPRIREAFVEIGRNPPEPRGIIDSLALLTQRFGVRADDMELAEWAAYVGLCNQTHSSLDDIRMNFEVLKCCATVLFLKSNLPDKLIEYSEDCTNINKSSADWKTSENSNAEAQTNLFDMSTLRREIPTDIVASEGTGDQERFLDLDEISIPSITATHVGSQRKKIQLFLGDRPLRLHCPELEVHFGINFKFQDTAGRPKLNFVVNLYPSLCNVLQECDSAAHATSIDSGSISEWNPVIIPIRISSYPTARIHIPAKSSGTGDRYAAEIHKRETSGVTILRNPKAEELKDMVKPGTVLDAFLSLEPYDYMERAGIRLVAKKLVIH, from the exons ATGGGTGGTGGAACTACGGCTGAGGATCGGTCAGAGATTGCGCTCTTCAAAGTCAAGAAGAAATTTCCGTTCCAAGGAGAGAACTCGATTCTAGAGTTCACATCAATCCTGGTTTGTCCGAAGAAGCTAGTCGAGCTTCGAAACTACCCCCCTCGGTTGGTGCAATGCAATATGTTTGCAAAAATTGCTGATGACGTTTACGATATTCTCGAAG GAAGGATATGGGCAGGTCACAACGTATTGAATTTTGATTGTCCAAGGATAAGAGAAGCATTTGTTGAGATAGGACGAAATCCACCAGAGCCAAGGGGTATCATTGACTCGTTGGCGTTGCTTACTCAAAGATTTGGGGTGAGAGCTGATGATATGGAG CTCGCGGAATGGGCTGCCTACGTTGGACTTTGTAACCAGACGCATTCGAGTCTGGACGATATCAGGATGAATTTCGAGGTTCTCAAGTGTTGTGCGACTGTCTTGTTCTTG AAGTCAAATCTTCCAGATAAACTTATAGAGTACTCTGAAGACTGTACGAATATCAACAAATCTTCCGCTGATTGGAAGACCAGTGAGAACTCAAACGCAGAAGCTCAAACGAATCTATTTGATATGAGCACTTTGAGGAGGGAAATTCCCACGGACATTGTTGCCTCTGAGGGTACTGGTGACCAGGAAAGATTCTTGGATCTAGATGAAATATCAATTCCAAGCATCACAGCAACTCATGTCGGAAGCCAAAGAAAGAAAATACAGCTCTTCCTTGGGGACAGACCCCTTCGTCTCCATTGTCCTGAACTGGAAGTACACTTTGGGATCAATTTCAAATTTCAGGATACTGCTGGGAGACCAAAGTTGAACTTTGTAGTTAATTTGTATCCAAGTCTCTGTAATGTACTGCAAGAATGCGACAGTGCTGCACATGCAACATCTATTGATTCAGGCAGCATTTCTGAGTGGAACCCAGTAATCATCCCAATAAGAATTTCAAGCTATCCTACCGCAAGGATTCA TATACCGGCAAAGTCTTCTGGAACTGGAGACCGGTATGCAGCTGAGATACACAAGAGAGAGACCTCTGGAGTTACCATTTTGAGGAACCCAAAAGCTGAGGAGCTCAAAGacatggtaaaaccaggaaccGTCCTTGATGCCTTCTTGTCTTTGGAGCCATATGATTATATGGAGAGAGCTGGAATCCGTCTAGTTGCTAAAAAGCTTGTGATCCACTAg